In Acidimicrobiales bacterium, one genomic interval encodes:
- a CDS encoding alpha/beta hydrolase, whose translation MSLLTNKVVLEPAVQEVAEATSKPPFVYQLDYAAARKVLDDLQAATPVVKLPIDEEWTTVPSSFGDARVRIIKPQGAQGILPAIVYMHGGGWVLGNAGTHDRLVRELAVGANAALAFVEYPNSPEARYPVAIEQGYATAQWIAREGASKGLDPSRIAVVGESVGGDMTAALALIAKQRGDVRFVHVGMYYPVTDAAMNTASYDEFADGPWLTRNGMEWFWDAYIADPAQRLEITASPNNATIEQLRGLPPTLLIVDEADVLRDEGEAYAAKLRLAGVQVTTVRYDGTCHDFMMLNALSQTRATRAAIAQATAFLRQAFQTD comes from the coding sequence ATGTCACTGCTTACAAACAAGGTCGTTCTTGAGCCCGCCGTTCAGGAAGTGGCCGAGGCCACCTCAAAACCGCCGTTCGTCTATCAGCTGGACTATGCAGCCGCCCGCAAAGTCCTTGACGATCTTCAGGCCGCGACACCGGTCGTCAAGCTGCCTATCGACGAGGAGTGGACGACAGTGCCCTCCTCCTTCGGTGACGCACGTGTACGCATCATCAAGCCGCAGGGCGCCCAGGGCATCCTGCCCGCCATCGTCTACATGCACGGGGGTGGTTGGGTGCTGGGAAACGCCGGCACACACGATCGGCTTGTACGAGAGCTAGCGGTCGGCGCTAATGCTGCTTTGGCCTTTGTTGAGTATCCGAACTCGCCCGAAGCGCGCTACCCGGTAGCGATCGAGCAGGGATACGCCACCGCTCAATGGATCGCCCGCGAAGGCGCGTCCAAGGGCCTGGATCCCAGCCGGATCGCGGTGGTCGGCGAGTCGGTTGGCGGCGACATGACTGCAGCCCTGGCCCTTATCGCCAAACAACGCGGCGACGTGCGCTTCGTCCACGTCGGCATGTACTACCCGGTTACCGATGCTGCCATGAATACAGCCTCGTACGACGAGTTTGCTGACGGTCCCTGGCTCACCCGCAACGGCATGGAGTGGTTCTGGGACGCCTATATCGCCGATCCGGCGCAACGGTTGGAGATCACAGCATCGCCAAATAACGCCACCATCGAGCAGCTAAGGGGGCTCCCCCCCACCCTCCTGATTGTCGATGAGGCGGATGTGCTGCGAGACGAGGGCGAGGCCTACGCCGCCAAGCTACGTCTCGCGGGCGTCCAGGTCACGACCGTTCGCTACGACGGGACCTGTCACGACTTCATGATGCTCAACGCGCTCAGCCAGACCAGGGCCACACGAGCCGCCATAGCCCAGGCCACCGCCTTCCTTCGTCAAGCCTTCCAAACCGATTGA
- a CDS encoding SDR family oxidoreductase, whose protein sequence is MNSSNNPKGRIIMKVTVIGGTGLIGSKVVLDLEQKGHDALPASPNSGVNTLTGEGLGLAFKGAAVVVDVSNSPSFEDAAVVEFFETSTRHILDQAASAGVGHLVALSVVGTERLPGSGYMRAKVAQENLIKRSSIPYSIVHATQFFEFIGGIEDAATEGGNVRLPSVLFQPVAADDVALTVSEVAVGAPLMGTLEVAGPEQFRFDELVRRDLIARGDPRPVVEDRHARYFGTELDERSLVPDAGARLGGTRYEDWLARSASKAS, encoded by the coding sequence ATGAACTCGTCCAATAATCCGAAAGGACGGATCATCATGAAAGTCACCGTCATTGGGGGTACTGGCCTCATCGGTTCCAAGGTGGTTCTCGACCTCGAGCAAAAGGGGCACGACGCTCTCCCGGCCTCACCCAACTCCGGTGTGAACACTCTCACCGGCGAAGGACTGGGGCTTGCCTTCAAGGGTGCGGCGGTCGTCGTCGATGTGTCCAACTCTCCATCCTTCGAGGACGCGGCAGTGGTGGAGTTTTTCGAGACCTCGACCCGGCACATCCTCGACCAGGCCGCCAGTGCGGGAGTGGGTCACCTTGTGGCGTTGTCGGTCGTCGGGACTGAACGCCTGCCCGGCAGCGGGTACATGCGGGCGAAGGTCGCACAGGAGAACCTGATCAAAAGATCTTCCATCCCCTACTCGATCGTGCACGCCACCCAGTTCTTCGAATTCATCGGCGGCATCGAGGACGCTGCCACCGAGGGGGGAAACGTGAGATTGCCATCGGTGCTGTTCCAGCCCGTGGCCGCGGACGACGTCGCCTTGACCGTGAGCGAGGTCGCCGTTGGAGCTCCGCTCATGGGCACGCTCGAAGTGGCCGGGCCCGAACAGTTTCGCTTCGACGAGCTGGTCCGGAGGGACTTGATCGCACGCGGAGATCCGCGCCCTGTCGTGGAAGACCGTCACGCTCGATACTTCGGTACCGAACTCGACGAGCGCTCCTTGGTGCCCGATGCTGGGGCCCGGCTGGGCGGGACTCGATACGAGGACTGGTTGGCGCGGTCCGCGAGTAAGGCGTCGTAG
- a CDS encoding NAD(P)H-binding protein — MKRIVVVGGIDFVASMVVEKLRGRGYEAVAALDANTLTGERLAKAVRGAAVVIVVCKSQSRDDAALLRFFETSTRNILDYSLRAGVGHLVAFSVVGGDRLPDSGYLRAKNREEELIANSSIPFSMVRTTQLFESIAGIADDATHYSTVLLPPVLVQPVAASDVASTVTTIALAGPVVGAIEVAGPEQFCFNELVQRHLIGRGVQRVVVGDPYAHYLGTELDHQSLLPGDSAVLGTTCYEEWFTGSAGKARGDVSMDGSQSRVGVGTRESNGGDPGRAVRR, encoded by the coding sequence ATGAAGAGAATCGTCGTCGTCGGAGGCATCGATTTCGTAGCCTCTATGGTCGTCGAGAAACTCCGCGGCCGGGGTTACGAGGCTGTGGCGGCCTTAGATGCAAACACTCTCACGGGCGAACGACTTGCCAAGGCCGTCCGAGGAGCGGCGGTCGTCATTGTTGTGTGTAAGTCGCAGTCCCGCGATGACGCGGCGCTCCTCAGGTTTTTTGAAACCTCGACCCGCAACATCCTCGATTACTCCCTGAGGGCGGGCGTAGGCCATCTCGTCGCGTTTTCCGTGGTCGGCGGCGACCGCCTGCCAGATAGCGGTTACCTGCGAGCGAAGAACCGAGAAGAGGAGCTCATTGCGAACTCATCGATCCCGTTTTCCATGGTTCGCACCACGCAGCTCTTTGAGAGCATTGCCGGGATAGCGGATGACGCCACACATTATTCGACGGTCCTGCTCCCGCCCGTGCTGGTCCAACCGGTTGCTGCCAGCGACGTGGCTTCTACCGTGACCACGATTGCGTTGGCCGGTCCCGTTGTGGGCGCCATTGAAGTGGCCGGCCCCGAGCAGTTTTGCTTCAACGAGCTCGTGCAGCGACACCTAATCGGTCGCGGAGTTCAACGGGTCGTCGTCGGGGATCCGTACGCCCACTACCTCGGGACTGAACTCGACCACCAGTCACTCTTGCCCGGCGACAGCGCCGTTCTCGGCACGACGTGCTACGAGGAGTGGTTCACAGGGAGCGCGGGCAAGGCTCGCGGCGATGTTTCGATGGACGGGTCTCAGTCTCGCGTAGGTGTCGGGACTAGGGAGTCCAACGGAGGCGATCCAGGGCGAGCTGTGCGACGGTGA
- a CDS encoding ferritin-like domain-containing protein: MTQTLAGQGALAQVIATRGGHAAPESPFVIEHREALIYMLCEAAELEHALMCEYLFAAFSLKQRTDEGLTVEELAAVDGWRKAVSHIATQEMLHLALVQNILSAIGAAPHLSRPNLPQPAGHYPPGVILTLLPFGEAALEHFMFLERPEGMDLADAPGLAAVERAAPVMQEGEIVPRLQDFATVGHLYRSIEEGIKHLCDKYGEPWLFVGPPEAQASEPHFGWSQLVQVVDAASAQQAIDTILEQGEGPRGDWRNAHFGSFVEVLDEFQELKRANPDFEPARSVLPATVRPSEGEQNTPLIEDHFTGRCVDLFNVSYEVLLQTLARYFAHTKETEPEMTSLAKVTLGLMFNVIKPLGQLVTELPVGNTFPGMSAGPSFELFYESDYVFPHRDAAWALIEERIREAAAFSDRLRSEGPPDVAARLEPVSSALLMLAHQLATCRAGWGGRNHTGEVTVRHRRRGAERARANPEVEGPVRRLIDALRAALLIEQTPAVEALFKAASEPKEEAAKGASRRALFAEWERRFELLVDVADLLVGVNGDTEIEPPDFGSASDLTAAVDYHKISQLVLAVPTEGLLVDPHPSPTYAPEERRQPLAGIVDTSSAIALVEKITRSQPPDESSSRDPGRAEGGLAAAGDASSISALAGLFADAYDLTLSVLGCAVGSERDVVAARHRLRDILSRLRSRVLRPIAEALCQQISEPMVALRDKYRSRGTERPSDADQKIRSLAVKASEIRAALKDAAPEVLEATAALQDLALSFTCRDDGERTRLLDTFASIGVVQPMSIQLVRNGPYLLTNVEQLNDGLGDSIPGRPQMAVCRCGQSRDKPWCDGSHALADFEDSKDPKRVPDRRDTYKGVSITVFDNRGICQHSGYCTDRIPAAFRVDKEPFVAASGARADEIIRAVRACPSGALSFAIEDGEERDQVDWHNRRPPRVTVSKDGPYRVTGSVPLLEATGDPVVRNTGVSTEHYALCRCGQSQNKPFCSGMHWYVQFRDPLPDPSRSPSLYEWSGGILALNRVTRLLFEKYIPQDALLAPLFADATADLPERLASLIGDALGGPSLPPEDHPDCAGIMFAHDGNAFSEAERQRWVSLIWQSARDTGLLTDANFSAAFSSYIEWASRQTDASVTKWDWGPAGPPQAPTEPTSGTEQAEPELPRPDMPLSFGTHIRPLFRERDRQSMSFAFDLWSYDDVKEHARSILDRLRSGSMPCDGAWPEARTDVFQRWVDQETPA; encoded by the coding sequence ATGACTCAGACTTTGGCCGGCCAGGGCGCGCTCGCCCAGGTGATCGCGACACGCGGGGGACACGCCGCACCCGAATCTCCTTTCGTGATCGAGCACCGAGAAGCGCTGATCTACATGCTTTGCGAAGCCGCGGAGCTCGAGCACGCGCTCATGTGTGAGTACCTGTTCGCGGCATTCTCCTTGAAGCAAAGGACAGACGAGGGTTTGACAGTCGAGGAACTGGCTGCGGTGGATGGGTGGCGGAAGGCTGTATCGCATATCGCTACCCAGGAGATGCTCCACCTCGCGCTGGTGCAGAACATCCTGTCGGCGATTGGCGCGGCGCCCCACCTGAGCCGCCCTAACCTCCCGCAACCCGCCGGCCACTATCCGCCAGGGGTGATACTGACTCTGCTGCCCTTCGGCGAGGCTGCCCTCGAGCACTTCATGTTCCTCGAGAGACCAGAGGGTATGGACCTCGCCGACGCCCCTGGCCTCGCCGCTGTCGAGCGGGCGGCCCCGGTGATGCAGGAAGGCGAGATCGTCCCCCGGTTACAGGATTTCGCAACGGTCGGGCACCTGTACCGGTCGATCGAGGAGGGCATCAAGCACCTTTGCGACAAGTACGGCGAGCCGTGGCTGTTCGTCGGGCCTCCCGAAGCGCAGGCCTCCGAGCCACACTTCGGGTGGTCGCAGCTCGTCCAGGTTGTCGATGCGGCTTCGGCGCAACAGGCGATCGACACCATCCTCGAGCAGGGGGAGGGTCCGCGTGGCGACTGGCGCAATGCCCACTTCGGGTCGTTCGTCGAGGTCCTCGACGAGTTCCAGGAGCTCAAGCGGGCGAACCCGGACTTCGAGCCGGCGCGCTCGGTCCTCCCGGCCACCGTCAGGCCAAGCGAAGGAGAGCAAAACACGCCTCTCATTGAAGATCATTTCACGGGTCGCTGCGTCGACCTGTTCAACGTCAGCTACGAGGTCCTACTGCAGACTCTGGCTCGCTACTTTGCGCACACCAAAGAGACCGAGCCCGAAATGACGTCGCTAGCCAAGGTCACTCTCGGTCTGATGTTCAACGTGATCAAACCTCTCGGCCAATTAGTAACGGAGCTTCCCGTCGGGAACACCTTCCCGGGAATGTCCGCGGGACCGAGCTTCGAACTGTTCTACGAGAGCGATTACGTCTTTCCTCACCGGGATGCGGCGTGGGCTTTGATCGAGGAGCGCATTCGCGAGGCAGCCGCGTTTTCGGATCGCCTCAGAAGCGAGGGACCACCTGACGTCGCCGCCCGCCTCGAACCGGTTAGCTCAGCGCTACTGATGCTCGCGCATCAACTTGCCACGTGCCGGGCGGGTTGGGGGGGTCGCAACCACACCGGTGAAGTGACGGTGCGCCACCGCCGCCGCGGCGCCGAGAGAGCCAGGGCCAATCCTGAGGTAGAAGGACCAGTTCGCCGGCTAATCGATGCGTTGAGGGCAGCTCTGCTGATCGAACAAACCCCTGCGGTGGAGGCACTGTTCAAAGCGGCGTCGGAGCCTAAAGAAGAAGCCGCCAAGGGGGCCTCGCGTCGGGCGCTGTTTGCGGAATGGGAGCGACGGTTCGAGCTTCTGGTCGACGTGGCCGACCTGCTCGTTGGCGTCAACGGAGATACCGAGATCGAACCGCCAGATTTTGGATCCGCGTCGGACCTGACGGCGGCTGTCGACTACCACAAGATCAGCCAGCTCGTGCTGGCCGTGCCCACCGAGGGACTCCTCGTCGATCCCCACCCGTCCCCGACGTATGCACCCGAGGAGCGGCGCCAACCGTTGGCCGGGATCGTGGACACATCCTCCGCCATAGCGCTCGTTGAGAAGATCACCCGATCACAGCCTCCTGACGAGAGCAGCAGCAGAGATCCGGGACGAGCCGAGGGCGGTCTTGCAGCGGCCGGCGATGCCTCATCGATCTCGGCCCTAGCAGGGCTCTTTGCAGACGCCTACGACCTGACGCTGTCCGTCCTGGGGTGCGCTGTCGGATCCGAACGGGATGTCGTCGCCGCCCGCCACCGTCTTCGTGACATCCTGTCCAGGTTGCGATCGAGGGTGCTCCGGCCGATCGCCGAAGCGCTCTGCCAGCAGATCAGCGAGCCAATGGTGGCTCTCCGGGACAAATACCGTTCGCGTGGTACAGAAAGGCCCTCAGACGCCGATCAGAAGATCCGATCTCTTGCCGTCAAGGCGAGCGAGATCCGAGCCGCCCTAAAGGACGCCGCTCCTGAAGTCCTCGAAGCGACCGCTGCCTTGCAGGACCTAGCGCTCTCCTTCACGTGCAGAGATGACGGCGAGCGCACCCGGCTGCTCGACACATTCGCCAGCATCGGGGTGGTCCAGCCAATGTCGATCCAGCTTGTCCGCAATGGACCCTATTTGCTTACGAATGTCGAGCAACTGAACGACGGGCTAGGGGACTCGATCCCGGGTCGGCCACAGATGGCTGTTTGCCGGTGCGGCCAATCAAGGGACAAACCGTGGTGCGACGGCAGCCACGCGCTGGCCGATTTCGAGGATTCCAAGGACCCGAAGCGGGTCCCCGATCGTCGCGACACCTACAAAGGCGTCTCGATCACCGTCTTCGACAATCGCGGGATCTGCCAGCACTCGGGCTATTGCACCGACCGGATCCCGGCCGCCTTCCGAGTCGACAAGGAGCCCTTCGTGGCCGCGAGCGGAGCGCGGGCCGACGAGATCATCAGGGCAGTCCGGGCTTGTCCGTCCGGCGCCTTGAGTTTCGCCATCGAAGATGGCGAGGAGCGCGACCAAGTCGACTGGCACAACCGGCGCCCGCCTCGCGTCACGGTTTCCAAGGACGGGCCCTACCGAGTGACCGGGTCTGTTCCACTGTTAGAGGCGACGGGTGACCCGGTTGTCAGAAATACAGGCGTTTCTACCGAGCACTACGCCCTATGCCGATGTGGCCAATCCCAGAACAAACCGTTCTGCAGCGGAATGCACTGGTACGTCCAGTTCCGCGACCCCCTACCGGACCCGTCCCGGTCTCCGAGCCTGTACGAGTGGAGCGGGGGCATCTTGGCGCTCAACCGGGTGACCCGGCTGCTGTTCGAGAAGTACATCCCGCAGGACGCTCTGCTGGCTCCGCTGTTCGCCGACGCGACAGCCGATCTACCCGAACGTCTAGCTTCGTTGATCGGGGACGCCCTCGGCGGGCCCTCGCTCCCGCCGGAAGATCACCCCGATTGCGCCGGGATCATGTTCGCGCACGACGGAAACGCTTTTTCCGAGGCCGAGCGACAACGCTGGGTGAGCCTCATCTGGCAATCAGCGAGAGATACCGGCCTGCTCACCGACGCGAACTTCTCGGCTGCCTTCAGTTCCTACATCGAATGGGCATCCCGCCAGACCGACGCTTCGGTGACCAAGTGGGACTGGGGCCCGGCCGGACCCCCACAAGCGCCCACGGAACCAACTAGCGGCACGGAACAGGCTGAGCCAGAACTCCCGCGCCCGGACATGCCCCTCAGCTTCGGAACCCACATTCGCCCCCTCTTCCGAGAACGCGACCGTCAGTCGATGTCCTTCGCGTTCGATCTTTGGTCATACGACGACGTCAAGGAGCATGCCCGATCCATCCTCGATCGCTTGCGCTCTGGAAGCATGCCTTGCGACGGCGCGTGGCCGGAAGCCAGAACCGACGTGTTCCAACGATGGGTCGACCAAGAGACACCCGCCTAA
- a CDS encoding AAA family ATPase yields MRHAPHLPASGLLDRGSERDVLEELVGRVRAGQSGVLVLRGEAGIGKTALLDHLAAVAEGCRIARAAGVESEMELAFAGLHTLCAPMLDRLARLPGPQRDALNTAFGISAGPPPDRFLVGLAVLSLLADGAEEQPIVCVVDDAQWLDRVSAQTLAFVARRLLAERVGLVFALRGSDDANELQGLPELMVEGLPPADARLLLDATIPGLLDAKVRDRILGEAGGNPLALLELPRGLTPMAVAGGFGLPGEMPLTSRIEQGFVRQLESLSTDTRLLLLLAAAEPVGDVTLLWRAAERIGIGPEATAPAEAAGLLEIGARVRFRHPLVRSAAYRAAPEAARREVHRALAGATDARVDPDRRAWHLARAADGPDEVVAGELERSADRAQARGGLSAAAAFLQRAAELTPDPAVRVERSLAAAQAKLDVADAGSASELLAAAELGPVDGFQRARLDRLGAQIVFARQRGRDAPPLLLEAARGLDHLDAAMARETYLEAMASAMFAGRLGVGPDERQVAEAARASNRPQEPGPADVLLDALVTRFTEGYAAAVEPLSQALRLFVEPEGVGSDRRWLWLACRLAQDLWDDELWHLLATRGVRRARDTGELHLLPIALNYLAALNVHSGAFATAAVLIDEVDAITQATGLPPLKYSAAMLAASRGDEGPAQALFEWGWRNATERGEGSAVGMVWGLRALLYNGHGHYSEALTAARQACEREEVIGYGWALVELIEAGVRSGRSDAAVAALECLTERTQASGTEWALGIEARCRGLLTDDESVYQESVERLARSRATVELARSRLVYGEWLRRENRRVDAREQLRACHEMFSRMGAEAFAERARRELLATGETVRKRTVDTSEDLTAQEAEVARLAREGYSNPEIGAQLFVSPRTVEYHLRKVFAKLGISSRKELRTALPRVKQGPIPA; encoded by the coding sequence ATGAGGCATGCCCCTCACCTGCCGGCCTCGGGGTTGCTCGACCGCGGCAGCGAGCGCGACGTCCTAGAAGAACTCGTGGGGCGAGTGCGCGCTGGCCAGAGTGGTGTGCTCGTACTTCGCGGCGAGGCCGGAATCGGCAAGACGGCCCTGCTTGACCATCTGGCAGCCGTTGCCGAGGGATGCCGGATTGCCCGGGCGGCGGGCGTCGAATCCGAGATGGAGCTCGCATTCGCCGGGTTGCACACCCTGTGCGCGCCCATGCTCGACCGTCTCGCGCGTCTGCCGGGCCCGCAGCGCGACGCGTTGAACACGGCGTTCGGCATCAGCGCCGGTCCCCCGCCGGATCGCTTCCTGGTCGGGTTGGCGGTCTTGAGTTTGTTGGCCGACGGCGCCGAGGAGCAGCCGATTGTGTGCGTAGTCGACGACGCGCAGTGGCTCGACCGAGTGTCCGCGCAGACCCTCGCCTTCGTGGCGCGACGGCTTTTGGCCGAGCGGGTGGGATTGGTGTTCGCGCTCCGCGGATCCGACGACGCTAACGAGCTCCAGGGGTTGCCGGAGCTCATGGTCGAAGGTTTGCCGCCCGCTGACGCCCGGCTTCTGCTCGACGCGACTATCCCCGGTCTGCTCGACGCCAAGGTGCGGGATCGGATCCTGGGCGAGGCAGGTGGTAACCCCCTCGCGCTCCTTGAGCTGCCGCGCGGGTTGACACCGATGGCAGTGGCGGGGGGATTTGGGCTGCCCGGGGAAATGCCGCTGACCAGCCGTATCGAACAGGGCTTCGTTCGGCAACTGGAATCGTTGTCGACAGACACCCGGCTGCTGCTGCTCCTGGCGGCGGCGGAGCCGGTTGGCGACGTGACGCTGCTGTGGCGCGCCGCAGAGAGGATCGGCATCGGGCCCGAGGCGACGGCGCCGGCCGAGGCCGCTGGCTTGCTGGAGATTGGCGCCCGGGTGCGGTTCCGCCATCCGCTCGTCCGGTCAGCGGCTTACCGGGCCGCGCCGGAAGCCGCGCGACGCGAGGTCCACAGGGCGCTCGCCGGTGCGACGGACGCGCGAGTGGACCCGGATCGACGAGCCTGGCATCTCGCTCGGGCTGCCGACGGGCCCGACGAGGTCGTGGCCGGCGAGCTGGAGCGATCGGCTGACCGGGCGCAGGCACGCGGTGGGCTGTCTGCGGCCGCCGCGTTCCTGCAGCGTGCGGCCGAGCTGACGCCGGATCCCGCGGTGCGCGTCGAACGCTCTCTCGCGGCCGCCCAAGCGAAGCTCGACGTTGCCGATGCCGGGTCGGCGTCCGAGCTCTTAGCCGCCGCCGAGCTTGGGCCGGTCGACGGATTTCAGCGCGCCCGGCTGGACCGGTTGGGCGCGCAGATCGTGTTCGCCCGCCAGCGCGGGCGCGACGCGCCGCCGCTCCTGCTCGAGGCCGCGAGGGGGCTTGATCACCTCGATGCAGCGATGGCCCGGGAGACCTACCTAGAGGCGATGGCGTCGGCGATGTTCGCTGGACGGTTGGGCGTGGGCCCCGATGAGCGCCAGGTGGCTGAGGCCGCCCGGGCGTCGAACCGACCGCAAGAGCCGGGCCCAGCCGACGTGCTTCTCGACGCGCTAGTGACGCGCTTCACTGAGGGGTACGCGGCCGCAGTCGAGCCGCTTTCGCAGGCCCTGCGCTTGTTCGTCGAACCCGAAGGCGTGGGATCGGACCGGCGGTGGTTGTGGCTGGCGTGCCGCCTCGCCCAAGATCTCTGGGACGACGAGCTCTGGCACCTACTTGCGACCCGCGGCGTGCGCCGGGCGCGCGACACGGGCGAGCTTCACCTACTCCCGATCGCACTGAACTATCTCGCCGCGCTAAATGTCCATTCGGGCGCGTTCGCCACAGCTGCGGTGCTGATCGACGAGGTCGATGCGATCACGCAGGCGACCGGACTCCCGCCGCTCAAGTACTCGGCAGCCATGCTGGCCGCCTCTCGCGGCGACGAGGGGCCGGCCCAAGCGCTGTTCGAATGGGGTTGGCGGAATGCGACGGAGCGGGGCGAGGGCTCGGCGGTTGGGATGGTTTGGGGGCTTCGGGCGTTGCTGTACAACGGGCACGGCCACTACAGCGAGGCGCTCACGGCTGCGCGGCAGGCGTGCGAGCGCGAGGAGGTTATTGGCTACGGCTGGGCGCTGGTCGAGTTGATCGAGGCCGGTGTCCGCAGCGGTCGTTCCGATGCAGCCGTCGCCGCGCTCGAGTGCCTGACCGAACGCACACAGGCGAGCGGCACCGAGTGGGCGCTGGGGATCGAAGCCCGCTGCCGGGGGCTACTCACCGACGACGAGTCCGTGTATCAGGAATCGGTTGAACGGCTGGCGCGGAGCCGTGCGACGGTCGAGTTGGCACGCAGCCGGCTCGTGTACGGCGAGTGGCTGCGTCGTGAGAACCGTCGCGTTGACGCCCGCGAGCAATTGCGCGCTTGCCACGAGATGTTTAGTCGCATGGGCGCAGAAGCGTTCGCCGAGCGCGCCCGGCGCGAGCTATTGGCGACTGGTGAGACGGTTCGCAAGCGTACGGTCGATACCAGCGAGGATCTCACCGCGCAGGAAGCCGAAGTTGCCCGGCTCGCTCGCGAGGGGTACAGCAACCCGGAGATCGGCGCCCAGCTGTTCGTCAGCCCTCGGACCGTCGAGTACCACCTGCGCAAGGTATTCGCAAAGCTCGGAATAAGTTCGCGTAAAGAACTCCGCACGGCGCTCCCACGGGTCAAGCAAGGACCAATACCTGCCTAG
- a CDS encoding cytosine permease — protein sequence MSATELGDVGELVRALSVDQHGIEPIPDGDRDSTAWQQFWIWFGANISPLQWVAGAIGPQLGLSLVQSIVIMAVGQAVGALIFGAFTLMGKRTGVSQFAMGRMAFGRRGNNLPSIINGVITLSWIGLNTYVVLSLATYCLHKLGLPNNHTTEYSVAAVIMIIQIVIGTLGFYAIRTFEKWTVPIFAAVMAVMTVLAFSKGHIVWNRSTVHGSGLITASSELMTAVGIGLGLGWAPWASDYSRFTRREVTEKRLYWASASGTFIAVIWLGVLGAAMASSSTRSDPAELVASLFGVMTIPVLLVIIHGAVAGNIQCVYSAPLCFLAGGIKIKRWMGSVISGVVASAVMVGFLESTKFVTSFTNYMNSFVIWTAAWGVIVIIDFFVLNRDRADVPALYASAATSRYGDIRWRSLVALGVGLVAGWTLEHGSASLFQGPISRATNGVDFSWLSSIAFGGLAYWLLCRPGPYLVTAPSLASSDGGQVVAQDNAAPA from the coding sequence ATGTCGGCTACGGAACTGGGGGATGTCGGAGAGCTCGTTCGGGCGCTATCGGTCGATCAGCACGGGATCGAGCCGATACCCGATGGCGACCGCGACTCGACGGCCTGGCAGCAGTTCTGGATCTGGTTCGGCGCCAATATCTCTCCGCTTCAATGGGTGGCCGGAGCGATCGGGCCTCAGCTTGGCCTGAGTTTGGTTCAGTCGATCGTGATCATGGCGGTTGGGCAGGCTGTGGGCGCGCTGATCTTCGGCGCTTTTACCCTGATGGGCAAGCGGACTGGCGTGTCGCAGTTCGCCATGGGCCGGATGGCGTTCGGCCGGAGGGGCAACAACCTCCCATCGATCATCAATGGCGTTATCACCCTGTCGTGGATCGGGCTGAACACCTACGTGGTCCTCAGCCTGGCCACCTACTGCCTCCACAAGCTCGGGTTGCCGAACAATCACACCACCGAATACAGCGTCGCAGCCGTGATCATGATCATCCAGATAGTCATCGGAACGCTCGGCTTCTACGCCATTCGTACGTTCGAAAAGTGGACCGTCCCGATATTCGCTGCGGTAATGGCGGTGATGACGGTTCTGGCGTTCAGCAAGGGACACATTGTGTGGAACCGCTCGACCGTACACGGGTCCGGGCTCATCACCGCTTCGAGCGAGCTGATGACTGCGGTGGGGATCGGCCTGGGGCTCGGCTGGGCGCCCTGGGCTTCAGACTATTCGCGGTTTACGCGGCGCGAGGTCACCGAGAAGCGCCTGTACTGGGCGTCCGCGAGTGGCACGTTTATCGCGGTGATTTGGCTCGGTGTTCTCGGCGCCGCGATGGCCAGCAGCTCGACCCGCAGCGACCCCGCTGAGCTCGTCGCCTCGCTATTCGGGGTGATGACGATCCCAGTCCTGCTGGTGATCATCCACGGCGCCGTCGCCGGGAACATCCAGTGTGTCTACTCGGCGCCGCTGTGCTTTCTGGCGGGCGGTATCAAGATTAAACGCTGGATGGGGAGCGTTATCAGCGGCGTGGTCGCCAGTGCCGTCATGGTTGGGTTCCTGGAGTCAACCAAGTTTGTTACCTCGTTCACCAACTACATGAACTCGTTCGTGATCTGGACGGCCGCGTGGGGGGTGATCGTGATCATCGACTTCTTCGTTCTCAACCGCGACCGGGCCGACGTGCCCGCGCTGTACGCGTCTGCTGCGACATCGCGTTATGGCGACATTCGTTGGCGCTCGCTCGTCGCGCTGGGGGTCGGGCTGGTGGCGGGATGGACGCTCGAACACGGCAGTGCGTCGCTGTTCCAGGGTCCGATCTCGCGGGCTACTAACGGTGTGGACTTCTCGTGGCTGTCGTCGATCGCGTTTGGTGGGCTGGCGTATTGGTTGCTGTGCCGCCCTGGGCCGTATCTCGTCACCGCACCTTCGCTAGCCTCCAGCGATGGCGGCCAGGTCGTGGCCCAGGACAACGCGGCACCAGCATGA